The proteins below are encoded in one region of Brevundimonas fontaquae:
- a CDS encoding copper chaperone PCu(A)C: protein MKTKLALAAAALSLAACNPSQPAKAPTAETPAAAAAVSATDAWCRPSPNGAKAGGCYVTLTAATDDRLTGGSTPRAASLQVHEMKTENGMMKMTELTAGLPLPAGQAVALAPGGNHLMLIGLTAPLVAGETVPLTFQFASAPAITVQAQVRQPAMDGMDHGAH from the coding sequence ATGAAGACCAAACTCGCCCTCGCCGCCGCCGCCCTGTCGCTGGCGGCCTGCAATCCGTCCCAGCCGGCCAAGGCGCCCACCGCTGAGACGCCCGCGGCGGCCGCCGCCGTGAGCGCGACCGACGCCTGGTGCCGCCCGTCGCCGAACGGGGCCAAGGCCGGCGGCTGCTACGTCACCCTGACCGCCGCGACCGACGACAGGCTGACGGGCGGATCGACGCCGCGCGCCGCATCGCTTCAGGTCCACGAGATGAAGACCGAGAACGGCATGATGAAGATGACCGAGCTGACGGCGGGCCTGCCCCTGCCTGCCGGTCAGGCCGTGGCCCTGGCGCCGGGCGGCAACCACCTGATGCTGATCGGCCTGACGGCGCCTCTGGTGGCCGGCGAGACCGTGCCCCTGACCTTCCAGTTCGCCTCGGCGCCGGCGATCACGGTTCAGGCGCAGGTTCGCCAACCGGCCATGGACGGCATGGATCACGGCGCCCACTGA
- the ychF gene encoding redox-regulated ATPase YchF: MALKVAIVGLPNVGKSTLFNALTKTAAAQAANYPFCTIEPNTGDVAVPEARLNALAEIAGSKEIIPARITFVDVAGLVRGASKGEGLGNQFLANIRDCDAVAFVARCFVDDDITHVEDRIDPIADLEIIETELMLADMESLERRRPQLEKRAKGGDKESALTLKLVDLALAQLNAGKPARTAEVSKEDIKAWHMLQLLTALPALYVSNVEEGSADKGNDLSDKVAARAAQDNANSVVISAQIESEIAVLDDEEQKEFLETLGLEEPGLNRLIREAYKLLGLQTYFTVGPKEARAWTINVGDTAPQAAGVIHTDFEKGFIRAETIAFDDFVALRGEAKAREAGKLRAEGKSYVVKDGDVMNFLFN, translated from the coding sequence ATGGCTCTTAAAGTCGCGATCGTCGGCCTGCCCAACGTCGGCAAGTCCACCCTGTTCAACGCCCTGACCAAGACGGCGGCGGCCCAGGCGGCCAACTATCCGTTCTGCACCATCGAGCCGAACACCGGCGATGTGGCGGTGCCCGAGGCACGTCTGAACGCCCTGGCCGAGATCGCCGGATCGAAAGAGATCATCCCAGCCCGCATCACCTTCGTCGACGTCGCCGGCCTGGTGCGTGGCGCGTCCAAGGGCGAGGGCCTGGGCAATCAGTTTCTGGCCAACATCCGCGACTGCGACGCCGTGGCCTTCGTCGCGCGCTGCTTCGTCGATGACGACATCACCCACGTCGAGGACCGCATCGATCCGATCGCCGATCTGGAGATCATCGAAACCGAGCTGATGCTGGCCGACATGGAAAGCCTGGAGCGCCGCCGGCCGCAGCTGGAGAAGCGCGCCAAGGGCGGCGACAAGGAATCGGCCCTGACGCTGAAGCTGGTCGATCTGGCCCTGGCCCAGCTGAACGCCGGCAAGCCCGCCCGCACCGCCGAGGTGTCCAAGGAGGACATCAAGGCCTGGCACATGCTGCAACTGCTCACGGCGCTTCCCGCGCTTTATGTCTCGAACGTCGAGGAGGGCTCGGCCGACAAGGGCAACGACCTGTCCGACAAGGTCGCAGCCCGCGCCGCCCAGGACAACGCCAACTCGGTCGTCATCTCGGCCCAGATCGAGTCCGAGATCGCCGTGCTGGACGACGAAGAGCAGAAGGAGTTCCTGGAGACCCTGGGTCTTGAAGAGCCCGGCCTGAATCGTCTGATCCGCGAGGCCTACAAGCTGCTGGGCCTGCAGACCTATTTCACGGTCGGGCCCAAGGAAGCCCGCGCCTGGACCATCAATGTGGGCGACACCGCGCCCCAGGCGGCCGGCGTGATCCACACCGACTTCGAAAAGGGCTTCATTCGCGCCGAGACCATCGCCTTCGACGACTTTGTCGCTCTGCGTGGAGAAGCCAAGGCGCGCGAGGCCGGCAAGCTTCGCGCCGAAGGCAAGTCCTATGTCGTCAAGGACGGCGACGTGATGAACTTCCTGTTCAACTAG
- a CDS encoding TonB-dependent hemoglobin/transferrin/lactoferrin family receptor yields MRTLFLLSTAATAIGSALIAQPVRAETPVTVSPATEVDPVVVLGTRSRRLASNVPGTVSVIDAEQIETLLATDIKDLIRFEPGVSVPTSPARFTLALSGAGRDANSGFTIRGMGGDRVLIINDGVRLPAGFSFGAQAVGRGGYNDLDLVKSVEILRGPASALYGSDGIAGAVAFTTKDPSDFLVGDQTFGARGRVAYNSADEGWTEGVAFAGRSGSLSGLLAYTRRDTQETENKGSVAGVGATRTEPNPQDFSSNAYLGKLVWEVKPNHTLRLTYDHLDSQMDGDALSSRSATVLAVTAHDETQRDRVSGDWRFQEFAGLSDGSVSVYWQDATTRQYTFEDRATLADRVRDTTFDNTVYGFAAQGARVFGEGSAVQHRVTFGGDWSMTTQEGLRDGVTPPVGETFPIRAFPKTEFQLAGLFVQDEIELLDGALSIIPAVRYDWYDLSPKLDAQFPAAASGQSDDHISPKLGVVYWTGAHLGVFANYSLGFRAPSPMQVNNYFENPVFGYRSIPNPNLSPETSESVEAGFRLRDIDVAGGKMRLNTTAFATHYDDFIDQVVVSGTGVPGVDPLIYQYVNLTEVDIRGLEARADLYWDNGFSLIGSAAYAEGEQTTDGRRTALGSVDPVKVVAGLNYAAPSGVWGGSATVTWSGKKDQTTYNLSCANACYLGDSFTLLDLTAYWNVTERTTLRAGAFNVFDETYGWWSDVRGLSATSTVKDAYTQPGRNFGVSLTLRL; encoded by the coding sequence ATGCGCACTCTCTTCCTCCTTTCCACCGCCGCGACCGCCATTGGGTCGGCCCTGATCGCCCAGCCCGTTCGCGCCGAAACGCCCGTCACCGTCTCTCCCGCGACCGAGGTCGATCCGGTCGTCGTCCTGGGAACCCGTTCGCGGCGCCTGGCGTCCAATGTCCCCGGCACGGTGAGCGTCATCGACGCCGAGCAGATCGAGACCCTCCTGGCGACGGACATCAAGGACCTGATCCGGTTCGAGCCGGGCGTCAGCGTCCCCACCTCCCCTGCGCGTTTCACCCTGGCCCTGTCCGGCGCGGGCCGCGACGCCAACTCCGGCTTCACGATTCGCGGCATGGGCGGCGATCGGGTGCTGATCATCAACGATGGCGTGCGCCTGCCGGCGGGCTTCTCCTTCGGGGCGCAGGCGGTCGGTCGTGGCGGTTACAACGATCTGGATCTGGTCAAGTCGGTCGAGATCCTGCGCGGCCCGGCTTCCGCGCTTTACGGCTCTGACGGCATCGCCGGCGCCGTAGCCTTCACCACCAAGGATCCGTCGGATTTCCTGGTCGGAGATCAGACCTTCGGCGCCCGCGGACGCGTGGCCTATAACTCTGCGGACGAAGGCTGGACCGAGGGCGTGGCCTTCGCCGGTCGGTCAGGATCGCTGTCGGGCCTGTTGGCCTATACGCGTCGCGATACGCAGGAGACGGAGAACAAGGGATCGGTCGCCGGCGTCGGCGCGACCCGTACCGAGCCCAACCCTCAGGATTTCAGCTCCAACGCCTATCTCGGCAAGCTGGTGTGGGAGGTGAAGCCGAACCACACGCTGCGCCTGACCTATGACCATCTGGATTCGCAGATGGACGGCGACGCGCTGAGCAGCCGCTCGGCGACCGTTTTGGCCGTCACCGCCCACGACGAAACCCAGCGCGACCGCGTCAGCGGGGACTGGCGCTTCCAGGAGTTCGCCGGCCTCAGCGACGGCTCGGTCTCGGTCTATTGGCAGGACGCTACGACGCGTCAGTACACCTTCGAGGATCGCGCGACCCTGGCCGACCGCGTGCGCGACACCACCTTCGACAACACCGTCTATGGCTTCGCCGCCCAAGGCGCCCGCGTCTTCGGAGAGGGAAGCGCGGTTCAGCACCGCGTCACCTTCGGCGGCGACTGGTCGATGACGACACAGGAAGGCCTCCGTGACGGCGTGACCCCGCCGGTGGGCGAGACCTTCCCCATCCGCGCCTTTCCCAAGACCGAGTTCCAACTGGCGGGCCTGTTCGTGCAGGACGAGATCGAACTGCTGGATGGGGCGCTCAGCATCATTCCGGCCGTCCGCTATGACTGGTATGATCTGTCACCCAAGCTCGACGCCCAGTTCCCTGCGGCGGCTTCGGGCCAGAGCGACGATCACATCTCGCCCAAGCTGGGCGTGGTCTATTGGACCGGGGCACACCTGGGCGTCTTCGCCAACTACAGCCTGGGCTTCCGCGCGCCCTCGCCGATGCAGGTGAACAACTATTTCGAGAATCCGGTCTTCGGCTATCGCTCGATCCCGAACCCGAACCTGTCGCCCGAGACCAGCGAGAGCGTCGAGGCCGGCTTCCGTCTGCGCGACATCGATGTGGCGGGCGGCAAGATGCGGCTGAACACCACCGCCTTCGCCACCCATTACGACGACTTCATCGATCAGGTAGTGGTCAGCGGCACGGGCGTCCCCGGCGTCGATCCGCTAATCTATCAGTACGTCAACCTGACTGAGGTGGACATCAGGGGGCTGGAAGCGCGCGCCGACCTGTATTGGGACAACGGCTTCAGCCTGATCGGCTCTGCCGCCTACGCCGAGGGCGAACAGACCACCGATGGCCGTCGAACGGCGCTTGGCAGCGTCGATCCGGTGAAGGTGGTCGCGGGCCTGAACTACGCTGCGCCGTCTGGCGTCTGGGGCGGATCGGCGACCGTCACCTGGTCGGGCAAGAAGGACCAGACGACCTACAATCTGTCGTGTGCGAACGCCTGTTATCTGGGCGACAGCTTCACCCTGCTGGACCTGACGGCCTATTGGAATGTGACGGAGCGGACGACGCTGCGCGCTGGAGCCTTCAACGTCTTCGACGAGACCTATGGCTGGTGGAGCGATGTGCGCGGTCTGTCCGCCACATCCACCGTCAAGGATGCCTACACCCAGCCGGGCCGCAACTTCGGCGTCTCCCTGACCCTGCGCCTGTAA
- a CDS encoding DUF6607 family protein: MRAILIAAALLTTAPAALAQDVTATTTATATPANAFERDRQSILAQAGQYRVHFDMRENVSFRADYDPLEEKLSGGSEIVRVVYDKGDRISLQHILVMEHEGQVTVIKHWRHDWVYQPQTVLTYAGPNQWTLTAVPEAERAGAWSQTVWQTDDSPRYGGVGRWTYDNGLSAWTSNATWRPLARRDAVHNPVYDRYLGTNRHILKPDGWVHIQDNMKMSGRAGGEPIAIVQEDVINTYDRSTSYSPQAGDDYWIKTQGFWSAVRDAWDAAIAAHNGVHLQEAGDTGSVTGRPLMDLAQQIADGKTTEVDAIAKARALIAEATTPR, translated from the coding sequence ATGCGCGCCATCCTAATCGCCGCCGCCCTGCTGACGACGGCTCCGGCCGCCCTGGCCCAGGACGTGACCGCCACGACCACGGCGACTGCGACGCCGGCCAACGCCTTCGAACGGGATCGCCAGTCGATCTTGGCCCAGGCCGGTCAGTACCGCGTCCACTTCGACATGCGCGAAAACGTGAGCTTCCGCGCCGATTACGACCCGCTGGAAGAGAAGCTGTCGGGCGGCAGCGAGATCGTGCGCGTCGTCTATGACAAGGGCGACCGCATCAGCCTTCAGCACATCCTGGTGATGGAGCATGAGGGACAGGTGACGGTCATCAAACACTGGCGTCACGACTGGGTCTATCAGCCCCAGACGGTCCTGACCTATGCCGGGCCGAACCAGTGGACGCTGACGGCGGTGCCGGAGGCCGAGCGCGCCGGGGCCTGGTCACAAACGGTGTGGCAGACCGACGATTCGCCTCGCTACGGCGGCGTCGGCCGCTGGACCTATGACAACGGCCTTTCGGCCTGGACCTCGAACGCCACGTGGCGGCCGCTGGCGCGTCGCGATGCGGTGCACAATCCCGTCTATGACCGGTATCTCGGCACCAACCGCCATATCCTGAAGCCGGACGGCTGGGTGCATATCCAGGACAATATGAAGATGTCCGGCCGAGCCGGCGGCGAACCCATCGCCATCGTGCAGGAAGACGTGATCAACACCTATGACCGGTCCACCAGCTATTCGCCCCAAGCCGGCGACGACTACTGGATCAAGACCCAAGGTTTCTGGTCCGCCGTGCGCGACGCCTGGGACGCCGCCATAGCCGCCCATAACGGCGTCCATCTGCAGGAGGCCGGAGACACGGGCTCCGTCACCGGCAGGCCGTTGATGGATCTGGCGCAACAGATCGCAGACGGCAAGACGACCGAGGTGGACGCTATCGCCAAGGCCCGCGCCCTGATCGCCGAGGCCACGACGCCGCGCTGA